TATTGTCTTTTTTATTTTTCGGGGTTGTAATATGCTATTTAACCAATTTTTTGCTACTGGAGAATAGGTACGTTAACGAAACATTTATATAGGGGCACACCCTCTCTCATAGTCAATTCCAGTGAGAAAAGTATATCCATAACAAAGAGGTCTTAGGTCATTTTTGCAATAAAAAAGGGATTTCCTGATTGATTATAGAGGGGATAGACTCTCCAATAACTTGTGCGGGCTGATAAAATGATTGTGCAGAAAGAATTTTTGAACAAACTCAAAGATTTTGGCTTAAATTCATACGAAAGCAAACTGTGGACAGCGTTGTTGTCGAGGGGTGTGTCGACTGCTGGTGAGCTTTCTGATATCGCTAATGTTCCCAGGTCAAGGAGCTATGATGTTCTTGAA
This window of the Candidatus Woesearchaeota archaeon genome carries:
- a CDS encoding helix-turn-helix domain-containing protein — encoded protein: MIVQKEFLNKLKDFGLNSYESKLWTALLSRGVSTAGELSDIANVPRSRSYDVLE